One Streptomyces sp. NBC_00102 DNA segment encodes these proteins:
- a CDS encoding GNAT family N-acetyltransferase — protein MNTETLLGSTVRLEPLSAGHAEALLVSASDPDVWRWMPRQRPETTAQMHDMLGGMIADTTRRCFAVRRLADGAVIGSTSLYDLDTDQGRAEVGATWFDRSCWGGPYNTESKLLIFGHAFDDLGVIRLALRTDHLNVRSQRAMERLGLVCEGTLRSHMRRPDGSRRDSVYYSLLADEWPAARERLADRVAAKTAPLG, from the coding sequence GTGAACACAGAGACACTCCTCGGGAGCACCGTCCGGTTGGAGCCGCTCTCGGCCGGTCACGCCGAAGCCCTGCTGGTCTCGGCGTCCGACCCGGACGTGTGGCGGTGGATGCCGCGGCAGCGCCCGGAGACCACGGCGCAGATGCACGACATGCTCGGCGGGATGATCGCGGACACCACCCGCCGGTGCTTCGCCGTACGGCGCCTCGCCGACGGCGCGGTGATCGGCTCGACCAGCCTGTACGACCTCGATACGGACCAGGGCCGCGCCGAGGTCGGCGCGACCTGGTTCGACCGTTCCTGCTGGGGAGGCCCCTACAACACCGAGTCCAAGCTCCTGATCTTCGGCCACGCCTTCGACGACCTGGGTGTCATCCGGCTCGCCCTGCGTACCGATCACCTCAACGTGCGCTCCCAGCGCGCCATGGAACGGCTCGGCCTGGTGTGCGAGGGGACGCTGCGCAGCCACATGCGGCGGCCGGACGGCTCCCGCCGCGACTCGGTGTACTACAGCCTGCTGGCGGACGAGTGGCCCGCCGCGCGCGAGCGGCTGGCCGACCGGGTCGCGGCCAAGACGGCGCCCCTGGGGTGA
- a CDS encoding acyl-CoA dehydrogenase family protein: MSAPQAQDLPEHPDEAGTARASGPARAHPPAAKVTEREARRVAEDAREQDWHRPSFAKELFLGRLRLDLIHPHPLPAGEDVRRGEEFLSRLRAFCLSHVDGALIEREARIPDEVIAGLKKLGALGMKIDPKYGGLGLTQVYYNRALALAGSASPAIGALLSAHQSIGVPQPLKMFGTQEQKDTFLPRLASTDISAFLLTEPDVGSDPARLATTAVPDGDDYVLDGVKLWTTNGVVADLLVVMARVPEGPDHPGGITAFVVEADSPGITVEHRNAFMGLRGIENGVTRFHGVRVPAAHRIGPEGAGLKIALTTLNTGRLSLPAMCVGVGKWSLKIAREWSAVREQWGRPVARHEAVGAKISFIAATTFALEAVVDLASQMADEDRNDIRIEAALAKLYGSEMGWRIADELVQIRGGRGFETADSLAARGERAVPAEQMLRDMRINRIFEGSTEIMHLLIAREAVDAHLKVAGDLIDPEKPLADKARAGAAAAGFYARWLPKLVAGPGQLPGSYPEFRPAGHPDLSHHLRYAERAARRLARSTFYAMSRWQGRMETKQGFLGRTVDIGAELFAMSAACVRAELLRGQGEHGREAYQLADAFCRQATLRTEELFGRLWANTDNLDRRVVDRVLAGAYTWLEEGVIDPSGDGPWIADATPGPARGENARRPYN, translated from the coding sequence ATGTCCGCACCGCAGGCGCAGGACCTTCCCGAGCACCCCGACGAGGCCGGCACCGCCAGAGCCTCCGGCCCCGCCCGGGCCCACCCGCCGGCGGCGAAGGTGACCGAGCGCGAGGCGCGCCGGGTCGCCGAGGACGCCCGCGAACAGGACTGGCACCGGCCCAGCTTCGCCAAGGAACTCTTCCTCGGCCGGCTCCGCCTCGACCTGATCCACCCGCACCCGCTGCCCGCCGGGGAGGACGTCCGGCGCGGCGAGGAGTTCCTCTCCCGGCTGCGCGCGTTCTGCCTCTCCCACGTCGACGGCGCCCTCATCGAACGCGAGGCCCGCATCCCCGACGAGGTGATCGCCGGGCTGAAGAAACTCGGCGCGCTCGGCATGAAGATCGACCCGAAATACGGCGGCCTCGGCCTCACGCAGGTCTACTACAACCGGGCCCTCGCCCTGGCCGGCTCCGCCAGCCCGGCGATCGGCGCGCTGCTCTCGGCCCACCAGTCGATCGGCGTACCGCAGCCGCTGAAGATGTTCGGCACCCAGGAGCAGAAGGACACCTTCCTGCCCCGGCTCGCCAGTACCGACATCTCGGCGTTCCTGCTCACCGAACCCGACGTCGGCTCCGACCCCGCCCGGCTCGCCACCACCGCCGTGCCGGACGGCGACGACTACGTCCTGGACGGCGTGAAGCTCTGGACCACCAACGGGGTCGTCGCCGACCTGCTGGTCGTCATGGCCCGGGTGCCCGAGGGCCCGGACCACCCGGGCGGCATCACGGCGTTCGTGGTCGAGGCGGACTCGCCGGGCATCACCGTGGAGCACCGCAACGCCTTCATGGGGCTGCGCGGCATCGAGAACGGCGTCACCCGCTTCCACGGCGTACGGGTGCCCGCCGCTCACCGTATCGGCCCCGAGGGCGCCGGGCTCAAGATCGCGCTGACCACCCTCAACACCGGCCGGCTCTCGCTCCCGGCCATGTGCGTCGGAGTCGGCAAGTGGTCCCTGAAGATCGCCCGCGAATGGTCGGCCGTACGCGAGCAGTGGGGGAGGCCCGTCGCCCGGCACGAGGCGGTCGGCGCGAAGATCTCCTTCATCGCCGCCACCACCTTCGCGCTGGAGGCCGTGGTCGACCTCGCCTCCCAGATGGCCGACGAGGACCGCAACGACATCCGGATCGAGGCCGCGCTCGCCAAGCTGTACGGCTCCGAGATGGGCTGGCGGATCGCCGACGAACTCGTGCAGATCCGGGGCGGACGCGGCTTCGAGACCGCCGACTCGCTCGCCGCCCGCGGCGAACGCGCCGTCCCCGCCGAGCAGATGCTCCGTGACATGCGGATCAACCGCATCTTCGAGGGATCGACGGAGATCATGCACCTGCTGATCGCCCGCGAGGCGGTCGACGCCCACCTCAAGGTGGCCGGCGACCTCATCGACCCCGAGAAGCCGCTCGCCGACAAGGCCAGGGCCGGCGCGGCGGCGGCCGGGTTCTACGCCCGCTGGCTGCCGAAGCTGGTCGCCGGACCCGGCCAGCTGCCCGGCTCGTACCCGGAGTTCCGGCCCGCCGGACACCCCGACCTCTCCCACCACCTGCGGTACGCCGAGCGCGCCGCCCGCCGGCTGGCCCGCTCCACCTTCTACGCGATGTCGCGCTGGCAGGGCCGGATGGAGACCAAGCAGGGGTTCCTGGGCCGGACCGTCGACATCGGCGCCGAGCTCTTCGCGATGAGCGCCGCCTGCGTCCGCGCCGAACTCCTGCGCGGTCAGGGCGAGCACGGCCGCGAGGCGTACCAGCTCGCGGACGCCTTCTGCCGGCAGGCCACACTCAGGACGGAGGAACTCTTCGGGCGCCTCTGGGCCAACACCGACAACCTGGACCGGCGGGTGGTCGACCGGGTCCTCGCGGGCGCGTACACCTGGCTGGAGGAGGGGGTCATCGACCCGAGCGGGGACGGCCCCTGGATCGCGGACGCCACCCCCGGCCCGGCCCGGGGCGAGAACGCCCGCCGCCCCTACAACTGA
- the aroA gene encoding 3-phosphoshikimate 1-carboxyvinyltransferase, giving the protein MTVIQIPGSKSVTARALFLAAAADGTTTLLHPLRSDDTEGFTEGLTCLGYAVTEEPDRWHIEGRPAGPGVTDADVYCRDGATTARFLPTLVSAASSGTYRFDASAQMRRRPLAPLSRALRDLGVDLRHDGADGHHPLRVHAAGIEGGRITLDAGESSQYLTALLMLGPLTAGGLTIDVTELVSAPYIGITLAMMRDFGVEVVREGNTFTVPPGGYRATTYAVEPDASTASYFFAAAALTGGEVTVPGLGVNALQGDLRFVDVLRRMGADVTITEDATTVRSDGGLRGITVNMRDISDTMPTLAALAPYADGPVRIEDVANTRVKECDRLEACAENLRAMGITVHTGPDWIEIHPGTPRPVEITTHGDHRIVMSFAVAALRNPGTTYDDPGCVRKTFPDFHQVFAEFSKGLVPQAG; this is encoded by the coding sequence GTGACCGTCATCCAGATTCCCGGCTCCAAGTCCGTCACCGCCCGCGCCCTCTTCCTCGCGGCGGCGGCGGACGGCACCACCACCCTCCTGCACCCGCTCCGTTCGGACGACACCGAGGGGTTCACCGAGGGCCTCACCTGCCTCGGCTACGCGGTCACCGAGGAGCCGGACCGCTGGCACATCGAGGGGCGCCCCGCAGGACCCGGCGTCACCGACGCCGACGTCTACTGCCGCGACGGCGCGACCACGGCCCGCTTCCTGCCCACCCTCGTCTCCGCCGCGTCCTCCGGTACGTACCGCTTCGACGCCTCCGCGCAGATGCGGCGCCGCCCGCTCGCCCCGCTCAGCCGGGCGCTGCGCGACCTCGGCGTCGACCTGCGCCACGACGGGGCGGACGGCCACCACCCGCTGCGGGTGCACGCCGCCGGCATCGAGGGCGGCCGGATCACCCTGGACGCGGGGGAGTCCTCGCAGTACCTCACCGCCCTGCTGATGCTCGGTCCGCTGACGGCCGGCGGCCTGACGATCGACGTCACCGAGCTGGTCTCGGCGCCCTACATCGGGATCACGCTCGCGATGATGCGGGACTTCGGGGTCGAGGTCGTCCGCGAGGGGAACACCTTCACCGTGCCGCCCGGCGGCTACCGCGCCACCACCTACGCCGTCGAACCGGACGCCTCGACCGCAAGTTACTTCTTCGCGGCCGCCGCCCTCACCGGCGGCGAGGTCACCGTCCCCGGCCTCGGCGTGAACGCCCTCCAGGGCGACCTCCGCTTCGTCGACGTACTGCGGCGGATGGGCGCCGACGTGACGATCACCGAGGACGCCACCACCGTCCGCTCCGACGGCGGTCTGCGCGGCATCACCGTCAACATGCGCGACATCTCCGACACCATGCCGACGCTCGCCGCCCTCGCCCCGTACGCCGACGGGCCTGTTCGGATCGAGGACGTCGCCAACACCCGGGTCAAGGAGTGCGACCGTCTGGAAGCCTGCGCCGAGAACCTCCGCGCCATGGGCATCACCGTGCACACCGGACCCGACTGGATCGAGATCCACCCCGGGACCCCGCGCCCCGTCGAGATCACCACCCACGGCGACCACCGCATCGTCATGTCCTTCGCGGTCGCCGCGCTGCGCAACCCCGGTACCACGTACGACGACCCGGGCTGCGTGCGCAAGACCTTCCCGGACTTCCACCAGGTGTTCGCGGAGTTCTCGAAGGGCTTGGTTCCGCAGGCCGGCTGA
- the dxr gene encoding 1-deoxy-D-xylulose-5-phosphate reductoisomerase yields the protein MTDSPAPLADPHLVHDATEGRRDLVILGSTGSIGTQAIDLVLRNPDRFRVTALSAAGGRVALLAAQARRLAVDTVAVAAEDAVPALREALRAEYGTGEPLPEILAGPDAAATLAASPCHTVLNGITGSIGLAPTLAALKAGRTLALANKESLIVGGPLVKALAKPGQIIPVDSEHAALFQAIAAGTRADVAKLVVTASGGPFRGRTRAELAHVTREQALAHPTWAMGPVITINSATLVNKGLEVIEAHLLYDIPFERIEVVVHPQSYVHSMVEFTDGSTLAQATPPDMRGPIAVGLGWPQRVPDAAPAFDWTKASAWEFFPLDTEAFPSVGLARHVGALGGTAPAVFNAANEECVDAFLSGALPFNGIMDTVTAVVAEHGTPAPGTSLTVADVLEAETWARARARELSAKSTAEAHA from the coding sequence ATGACCGACAGCCCTGCCCCCCTCGCCGATCCGCATCTCGTCCACGACGCGACGGAAGGCCGCCGGGACCTCGTGATCCTCGGCTCCACCGGGTCCATCGGAACCCAGGCCATCGACCTGGTGCTGCGCAACCCCGACCGCTTCCGGGTCACCGCGCTCTCGGCGGCGGGCGGGCGGGTCGCCCTGCTCGCCGCCCAGGCACGCAGGCTCGCGGTGGACACGGTCGCCGTCGCCGCCGAGGACGCCGTACCCGCCCTGCGCGAGGCGCTGCGCGCGGAGTACGGCACGGGGGAGCCGCTCCCGGAGATCCTGGCCGGCCCCGACGCCGCCGCCACCCTGGCCGCGAGCCCTTGCCACACCGTGCTCAACGGCATCACCGGCTCCATCGGCCTCGCGCCCACGCTGGCCGCGCTGAAGGCGGGCCGCACCCTGGCCCTGGCCAACAAGGAATCGCTCATCGTCGGCGGCCCCCTGGTCAAGGCGCTGGCGAAGCCCGGCCAGATCATCCCGGTCGACTCCGAGCACGCCGCGCTCTTCCAGGCGATCGCCGCCGGCACCCGCGCCGACGTGGCGAAGCTCGTCGTCACCGCGTCCGGCGGCCCGTTCCGGGGACGTACGCGCGCCGAACTGGCCCACGTCACCCGGGAGCAGGCGCTCGCCCACCCCACCTGGGCCATGGGGCCGGTCATCACGATCAACTCCGCGACCCTCGTCAACAAGGGGCTGGAGGTCATCGAGGCGCACCTTCTCTACGACATCCCCTTCGAGCGCATCGAGGTCGTCGTCCACCCGCAGTCGTACGTGCACTCCATGGTCGAGTTCACCGACGGCTCCACCCTCGCCCAGGCCACCCCGCCCGACATGCGGGGACCGATCGCCGTGGGGCTCGGCTGGCCGCAGCGCGTCCCGGACGCCGCCCCGGCCTTCGACTGGACCAAGGCGTCCGCCTGGGAGTTCTTCCCGCTGGACACCGAGGCCTTCCCCTCCGTCGGACTCGCCCGGCACGTGGGCGCCCTCGGCGGGACCGCGCCGGCGGTATTCAACGCCGCCAACGAGGAGTGCGTCGACGCGTTCCTGTCCGGCGCGCTCCCCTTCAACGGCATCATGGACACCGTCACCGCGGTGGTCGCCGAGCACGGCACCCCCGCCCCGGGAACTTCACTGACGGTCGCGGACGTCCTGGAAGCGGAGACCTGGGCACGCGCCCGGGCCCGTGAACTCTCGGCGAAGTCGACTGCGGAGGCGCACGCATGA
- a CDS encoding RIP metalloprotease — protein MSLSTILLTVLGIAVFVVGLLFSIAWHELGHLSTAKLFGIRVPQYMVGFGPTIWSRKKGDTEYGFKAIPAGGYIRMIGMFPPGPDGRIEARSTSPWRSMIEDARSAAFEELEPGDESRLFYTRKPWKRVIVMFAGPFMNLVLAVAIFLGVAMTFGFQTNTTEVAGVQKCVIEQSEKREKCAPGDPVSPALAAGLHEGDKIVAFDGKKVDDWDKLSDLIRQTIGPADITVRRGGQDVTLHAVLAKNVVVKKDDQGEAVPGKWEEAGYLGFAARSEIVPLSFGDSVVRMGDMIENGVDSIISLPSKIPGLWNAAFDGGERADDSPVGVVGAARIGGEVMTLDVPAQNQIAMMLFLLAGFNLSLFLFNMLPLLPLDGGHIAGALWEALRRNLAKVFKRPDPGPFDVAKLMPVAYVVAGIFICFTLLVLVADIVNPVKIT, from the coding sequence ATGAGTCTGAGCACGATCCTGCTGACGGTCCTGGGGATCGCCGTCTTCGTGGTGGGCCTGCTGTTCTCGATCGCCTGGCACGAGCTCGGCCACCTCTCCACGGCCAAGCTCTTCGGCATCCGGGTCCCGCAGTACATGGTCGGTTTCGGCCCCACCATCTGGTCGCGCAAGAAGGGCGACACGGAGTACGGCTTCAAGGCCATCCCGGCCGGCGGGTACATCCGCATGATCGGCATGTTCCCGCCCGGGCCGGACGGCAGGATCGAGGCGCGGTCCACCTCGCCCTGGCGGAGCATGATCGAGGACGCGAGATCCGCCGCCTTCGAGGAGCTCGAACCCGGCGACGAGAGCCGCCTCTTCTACACGCGCAAGCCGTGGAAGCGCGTGATCGTGATGTTCGCCGGTCCCTTCATGAACCTGGTCCTGGCCGTCGCGATCTTCCTCGGCGTCGCCATGACCTTCGGCTTCCAGACCAACACCACCGAGGTGGCCGGGGTCCAGAAGTGCGTCATCGAGCAGAGCGAGAAGCGCGAGAAGTGCGCACCCGGCGACCCGGTCTCCCCGGCCCTCGCCGCCGGACTGCACGAGGGCGACAAGATCGTCGCCTTCGACGGCAAGAAGGTCGACGACTGGGACAAGCTCTCCGACCTCATCCGGCAGACCATCGGCCCCGCCGACATCACCGTGCGGCGGGGCGGCCAGGACGTCACGCTCCACGCCGTCCTGGCGAAGAACGTCGTGGTGAAGAAGGACGACCAGGGCGAGGCCGTCCCGGGCAAGTGGGAGGAGGCGGGCTACCTCGGCTTCGCCGCCCGGAGCGAGATCGTGCCCCTCTCCTTCGGTGACTCCGTCGTGCGGATGGGCGACATGATCGAGAACGGCGTCGACTCGATCATCTCCCTGCCCTCGAAGATCCCCGGACTGTGGAACGCCGCCTTCGACGGCGGTGAGCGCGCCGACGACTCCCCGGTGGGTGTGGTCGGAGCCGCCCGGATCGGTGGCGAGGTCATGACTCTCGACGTTCCCGCGCAGAACCAGATCGCGATGATGCTGTTCCTGCTGGCGGGCTTCAACCTCTCGCTCTTCCTCTTCAACATGCTGCCGTTGCTCCCCCTGGACGGCGGCCACATCGCGGGCGCCCTGTGGGAGGCGCTGCGCCGCAACCTGGCCAAGGTCTTCAAGCGGCCCGACCCCGGCCCGTTCGACGTGGCGAAGCTCATGCCCGTCGCCTACGTGGTGGCCGGAATCTTCATCTGCTTCACCCTGCTGGTGCTCGTCGCCGACATCGTGAACCCCGTCAAGATCACCTGA
- the ispG gene encoding flavodoxin-dependent (E)-4-hydroxy-3-methylbut-2-enyl-diphosphate synthase yields MTAISLGMPSVPTKLADRRVSRQIQVGSVAVGGDAPVSVQSMTTTRTSDIGATLQQIAELTASGCQIVRVACPTQDDADALATIARKSQIPVIADIHFQPKYVFAAIDAGCAAVRVNPGNIKQFDDKVKEIARAASAAGTPIRIGVNAGSLDARLLKKYGKATPEALVESALWEASLFEEHGFRDIKISVKHNDPVVMVNAYRQLAAACDYPLHLGVTEAGPAFQGTIKSAVAFGALLSEGIGDTIRVSLSAPPAEEVKVGLQILESLNLKQRRLEIVSCPSCGRAQVDVYKLADQVSAGLEGMEVPLRVAVMGCVVNGPGEAREADLGVASGNGKGQIFVKGEIIKTVPESKIVETLIEEALKIAEQMEKDGVASGEPQVAVSS; encoded by the coding sequence ATGACTGCGATTTCTCTCGGAATGCCGTCCGTTCCGACCAAGCTCGCCGACCGACGCGTCAGCCGCCAGATCCAGGTCGGGTCGGTGGCCGTCGGCGGGGACGCTCCCGTCTCGGTGCAGTCGATGACGACGACGCGCACCTCGGACATCGGCGCGACGCTCCAGCAGATCGCCGAGCTGACCGCCTCCGGCTGCCAGATCGTGCGGGTGGCCTGTCCCACCCAGGACGACGCCGACGCCCTGGCGACCATCGCCAGGAAGTCGCAGATCCCGGTCATCGCCGACATCCACTTCCAGCCCAAGTACGTCTTCGCCGCCATCGACGCCGGCTGCGCCGCCGTCCGGGTGAACCCGGGCAACATCAAGCAGTTCGACGACAAGGTCAAGGAGATCGCCCGCGCCGCGAGCGCGGCCGGCACCCCGATCCGGATCGGCGTGAACGCCGGCTCCCTCGATGCCCGGCTGCTGAAGAAGTACGGCAAGGCCACCCCCGAGGCGCTGGTCGAGTCCGCCCTGTGGGAGGCGTCCCTCTTCGAGGAGCACGGCTTCCGGGACATCAAGATCTCGGTCAAGCACAACGACCCGGTCGTCATGGTCAACGCCTACCGCCAGCTCGCCGCCGCCTGCGACTACCCGCTGCACCTCGGCGTCACCGAGGCCGGTCCGGCGTTCCAGGGCACCATCAAGTCCGCGGTCGCCTTCGGCGCGCTCCTCTCCGAAGGCATCGGCGACACGATCCGCGTCTCCCTCTCGGCCCCGCCGGCCGAGGAGGTCAAGGTCGGCCTCCAGATCCTGGAGTCCCTCAACCTCAAGCAGCGCCGCCTGGAGATCGTCTCCTGCCCGTCCTGCGGTCGCGCCCAGGTCGACGTGTACAAGCTCGCCGACCAGGTCAGCGCCGGCCTCGAAGGCATGGAGGTGCCGCTGCGCGTCGCCGTCATGGGCTGCGTCGTCAACGGCCCGGGTGAGGCCCGCGAGGCCGACCTCGGTGTCGCCTCCGGCAACGGCAAGGGCCAGATCTTCGTGAAGGGCGAGATCATCAAGACCGTCCCCGAGTCGAAGATCGTCGAGACCCTCATCGAGGAGGCGCTGAAGATCGCCGAGCAGATGGAGAAGGACGGTGTCGCCTCGGGCGAGCCCCAGGTCGCCGTCAGCAGCTGA
- a CDS encoding GNAT family N-acetyltransferase — MTHTTTRVLEPSDLGAALAILESDPVANAFVTSRVQIAGLDPWRLGGEMWGWYADGMLRSLCYSGANLVPICAGPEAVRAFADRARRAGRRCSSIVGPVESTALLWRLLEPGWGPAREVRANQPLMVTDRPSTTVEPDPYVRRIRKDEMDVILPACVAMFTEEVGVSPLAGDGGLLYQARVAELIGAGRSFARIDDGKVVFKAEIGAATDRACQIQGVWVAPEFRGLRLSETGMSAVLNHALADVAPLVSLYVNDFNTAARRAYTRVGFRETGAFMSVLF; from the coding sequence TTGACGCACACCACCACCCGGGTCCTCGAACCCAGTGACCTCGGCGCCGCTCTGGCCATTCTGGAGAGCGATCCCGTGGCCAATGCCTTCGTGACCTCGCGTGTCCAGATCGCCGGGCTCGACCCCTGGCGCCTCGGCGGCGAGATGTGGGGCTGGTACGCGGACGGGATGCTCCGCTCGCTCTGCTACTCCGGCGCCAACCTCGTCCCCATCTGCGCCGGTCCCGAAGCCGTACGCGCCTTCGCGGACCGCGCCCGCCGGGCCGGGCGCCGCTGCTCCTCCATCGTCGGCCCGGTCGAGTCCACCGCACTGCTGTGGCGCCTGCTCGAACCCGGCTGGGGCCCCGCCCGCGAGGTCCGCGCCAACCAGCCGCTGATGGTCACCGACCGGCCCTCCACCACCGTGGAACCCGATCCGTACGTCCGCCGCATCCGCAAGGACGAGATGGACGTGATCCTGCCCGCCTGCGTGGCGATGTTCACCGAGGAGGTCGGCGTCTCCCCGCTCGCGGGCGACGGCGGACTGCTCTACCAGGCGCGGGTGGCCGAACTCATCGGCGCGGGCCGCTCGTTCGCCCGCATCGACGACGGCAAGGTCGTCTTCAAGGCCGAGATCGGCGCCGCGACCGACCGGGCCTGCCAGATCCAGGGGGTCTGGGTCGCCCCGGAGTTCCGGGGCCTGCGGCTCTCCGAGACGGGGATGTCCGCGGTGCTCAACCACGCGCTCGCCGACGTGGCCCCGCTGGTCAGCCTGTACGTGAACGACTTCAACACCGCCGCCCGCCGGGCGTACACCAGGGTCGGCTTCCGGGAGACCGGGGCCTTCATGAGCGTCCTGTTCTGA
- a CDS encoding DUF1684 domain-containing protein encodes MTDTPPPAYDHASPPTTAAPAGADARAAWEAWRQERRASVTAPTGNLALVETRPVARGEVPDPVAAAAGLPDSVTVTVVERTEPVSGAPEHFLRFWDAEAPAIHSFERIDTFPYDPAWVLDAAYTPVEGARKVAFEHIRDNGGTRDLVVPGDITLTMDGTAYTLSAFDDDGTLLLVFGDPTNGDSTYGAGRFLFVQHGAVTHGAGSDRVTLDFNRAFVPPCGFSDQYNCPMPPRQNRLHLPVEAGEKLPVSKGPGATEH; translated from the coding sequence ATGACCGACACCCCGCCGCCCGCCTACGACCACGCCTCCCCGCCCACCACCGCAGCCCCGGCGGGGGCGGACGCCCGTGCGGCCTGGGAGGCCTGGCGCCAGGAGCGCCGCGCCTCCGTCACCGCGCCCACCGGCAACCTCGCCCTGGTGGAGACCCGCCCGGTGGCGCGTGGCGAGGTCCCCGACCCCGTCGCGGCCGCCGCGGGCCTGCCCGACAGCGTCACGGTGACGGTCGTGGAGCGGACCGAACCGGTCAGCGGGGCACCCGAACACTTCCTGCGCTTCTGGGACGCCGAGGCACCCGCGATCCACTCCTTCGAGCGGATCGACACCTTCCCGTACGACCCGGCCTGGGTGCTCGACGCCGCCTACACACCCGTCGAAGGAGCCCGCAAGGTCGCCTTCGAGCACATCCGTGACAACGGGGGCACCCGCGACCTGGTCGTGCCGGGCGACATCACGCTGACCATGGACGGCACCGCGTACACCCTGAGCGCCTTCGACGACGACGGCACCCTGCTGCTGGTCTTCGGCGATCCCACCAACGGCGACTCCACCTACGGTGCCGGACGCTTCCTTTTCGTCCAGCACGGGGCGGTCACGCACGGGGCCGGAAGCGACCGGGTCACCCTCGATTTCAACCGCGCCTTCGTACCGCCCTGCGGCTTCTCCGACCAGTACAACTGCCCCATGCCGCCCCGGCAGAACCGCCTCCACCTGCCCGTGGAAGCGGGGGAGAAGCTCCCCGTCTCCAAGGGGCCGGGCGCCACGGAGCACTGA
- a CDS encoding N-acetyltransferase, which produces MPLFPGDLSEPPLIGPIDLASRVDEALQVQALAFGLDAGEIAVRRQIVLRHLTLPGARALGATSPSGRLLGFVYGLPNDRVHWWSGVVEPYLRAAGTEGWLDDSFVITELHVHPDFQQHGIGRALITGLTDAAAEPRSILSAIDTDSPARGLYRSLGYRDLARRVVFPSAPLPYAVMGAPLPLRRGI; this is translated from the coding sequence ATGCCGCTCTTTCCCGGAGACCTCAGCGAACCACCCCTGATCGGGCCGATCGACCTCGCGTCCCGCGTGGACGAGGCGCTCCAGGTACAGGCCCTCGCCTTCGGGCTCGACGCAGGGGAGATCGCCGTGCGCCGGCAGATCGTGCTGCGCCACCTCACCCTCCCCGGCGCCCGCGCACTGGGCGCCACCTCCCCGTCGGGACGGCTGCTCGGCTTCGTCTACGGACTGCCCAACGACCGCGTCCACTGGTGGTCGGGGGTGGTCGAGCCCTACCTCCGCGCGGCCGGGACCGAGGGGTGGCTGGACGACTCCTTCGTCATCACCGAACTCCACGTCCACCCCGACTTCCAGCAGCACGGCATCGGCCGCGCCCTCATCACCGGGCTGACCGACGCCGCCGCCGAGCCGCGCTCCATCCTGTCGGCCATCGACACCGACAGCCCCGCACGTGGTCTCTACCGCTCCCTCGGCTACCGCGACCTCGCCCGCCGGGTCGTCTTTCCCAGCGCCCCGCTGCCGTACGCCGTCATGGGAGCCCCGCTCCCGCTGCGCCGCGGAATCTGA